The genomic window accatccactcttccctcacccgtgaacaagactccgaggtacttgaactcctccacttggggcagggtctcctccccaacgcgcagatggtactccacccttttccgggcaagaaccatggactcagacttggaggtgctgattctcatcccagtcgcttcacattcggctgcaaaccaatccagtgagagctgaagatcttggccagatgaagccatcaggaccgcatcatctgcaaaaagcaggaacctaatcctgcagtcaccaaacccgaTCCCCTTAACGGCTTGACTccgcctcgaaattctgtccataaaagttatggactTGAATCCTGGAAGTCAGAATGAAAGTCTGATGTTCTTACGACGGAGCAATTAAGGGTTTCTTCACAACacgtaacaataaataaaaatgaagatAGATTttagatgtttcagatgtgaaccagtacatatgtatatcatataaaggtgctaaTCTATGGCATTATTAACAATtggaaatacaaatatgtaatacttcaatatttcatatgaatgagtctaaaattgtatgatgtatatatatatatatatatatatatatatatatatatatatatatatatatatatatatatacacacacacacataaaatgtttattgcatgtaaaatatgtcttgtactgtttactcccacctttttactcaaattgttctgtccattttttaataaaagtacacaatatcGCATATTAATGCAtctacttgactgaaaaaaacactaataaaaaatatctaatctataaatgcagaatgatattaaacagattgttagacaaacaacaatgtcacacatgttatatgtgctgatgttgttagaaagtcaaaatgaaagtctggacagtttatttcaaatcctgcagtttcatttgctgctgctgttctcaccagcacacttgtgtttcttacactggtacttagaagacaatctttcaccacacacactgcaactcaacactttctctcctgggtgtcttctcatgtgtgctacaaggcttgatcggtcacaaaagcttctgttgcagattgaacaggaatgtgatttttcaccagtgtgtgttctcatgtgtactttcaaatgtttactttgaacaaaatctttaccacattctgagcaagaaaagggtttttcaccagtgtgtgttctcatgtgtactttcaaactcggactttctgtaaaacctttaccacaggtagaacaggtaaaaggtttttcaccagtgtgtcttctcatgtgtacttgcAAATTGATTCTTTGTACAAAACatgtaccacagattgaacagacataaggtttttctccggtgtgtgttctcatgtgtattttcaaattgtgactttctacaaaacctttgCCACAttttgaacagataaaaggtttttctccggtgtgtcttctcatgtgtcttttcagattacGACGGTAttgaaaggttttgtgacagtgagaacatgtgaagtgtgtgttgtcagtgtgacatgtcttatcatctttagagtcttcatcatcagagtcaggagagtgtgacgttgtgtcctcactatctgatagtggagctaagagcttgtctgcttgtgatcctccacagtggtctccatcagcttctgttgtcatgtgttgtgttgagctgctgcttggaggctccccccctcccctctcctcactttcacctttcacctcatcatcttcactcttcacagggacaccagtcactgggaattcctccaaccatttaggctgactgatgccctcttcctcctcttcctctttaatgtgcggcggctcttggtcctcttcttcctctttaaagtgaggggtcagtgggtccgtctcttcctctttaatgtgagggttcagtggg from Nerophis ophidion isolate RoL-2023_Sa unplaced genomic scaffold, RoL_Noph_v1.0 HiC_scaffold_35, whole genome shotgun sequence includes these protein-coding regions:
- the LOC133546631 gene encoding oocyte zinc finger protein XlCOF22-like isoform X1 → MCERTIAKYEEELCPTKEEKERQHQKAQVVLHRTDVQQLPHIKKEEEDPQPPHMKEEEEEVWISQEGECPVGQEEADVSKFPLTVVSVKTEEHEDKPPESSQLHHSPNLNEEHLPHEQEEEPQSPHIHKEEGVPQSQHIKEGGEEPQPPHIKEEDEKPQTHNVKLTLHIEGQAEDPLILHIKKEEDDPLTPHFKEQENPLNPHIKEEETDPLTPHFKEEEEDQEPPHIKEEEEEEGISQPKWLEEFPVTGVPVKSEDDEVKGESEERGGGEPPSSSSTQHMTTEADGDHCGGSQADKLLAPLSDSEDTTSHSPDSDDEDSKDDKTCHTDNTHFTCSHCHKTFQYRRNLKRHMRRHTGEKPFICSKCGKGFVESHNLKIHMRTHTGEKPYVCSICGTCFVQRINLQVHMRRHTGEKPFTCSTCGKGFTESPSLKVHMRTHTGEKPFSCSECGKDFVQSKHLKVHMRTHTGEKSHSCSICNRSFCDRSSLVAHMRRHPGEKVLSCSVCGERLSSKYQCKKHKCAGENSSSK
- the LOC133546631 gene encoding oocyte zinc finger protein XlCOF22-like isoform X2; translation: MCERTIAKYEEELCPTKEEKERQHQKAQVVLHRTDLNEEHLPHEQEEEPQSPHIHKEEGVPQSQHIKEGGEEPQPPHIKEEDEKPQTHNVKLTLHIEGQAEDPLILHIKKEEDDPLTPHFKEQENPLNPHIKEEETDPLTPHFKEEEEDQEPPHIKEEEEEEGISQPKWLEEFPVTGVPVKSEDDEVKGESEERGGGEPPSSSSTQHMTTEADGDHCGGSQADKLLAPLSDSEDTTSHSPDSDDEDSKDDKTCHTDNTHFTCSHCHKTFQYRRNLKRHMRRHTGEKPFICSKCGKGFVESHNLKIHMRTHTGEKPYVCSICGTCFVQRINLQVHMRRHTGEKPFTCSTCGKGFTESPSLKVHMRTHTGEKPFSCSECGKDFVQSKHLKVHMRTHTGEKSHSCSICNRSFCDRSSLVAHMRRHPGEKVLSCSVCGERLSSKYQCKKHKCAGENSSSK